Within the uncultured Bacteroides sp. genome, the region CGATTAATTTTTCTTCTTTGGTATCATTTATTGCTGTTGTATTTTGGTATACTCTCACATAATCTATTTCGTAAGTTGCAGGAAATATATTAGTGTCAACCCCCATTGCTCCACCCCAGTTTCCACCTACGGCAAGATTCAGTTTTAAATAGAAAGGAGCATTAAACGGCCAGGTGTCTTTATTATTCGTACCATCATTACTAAATGTAAAATAGTTATAGCCATCTACATAAATGCGAATTTTTTCTTCAGTCCAAAGCAATGCGTAGGTATGAAATTCCGTTTCTGCATTTTGAATTATTTTATTGCTAGTACGCTGTGTTCCAATACTATGATTATAGCTCATGGTATGTATGGAACCGTGCACTCTGTTAGGATCATATCCCACATATTCCATAATGTCTATTTCTCCATCAAGCGGCCAGCTTTGAAAATTCTTGGGCAACATCCAGAAAGCAGGCCAAGTTCCTTTTCCTGAAGGCATTTTGGCTCGCATCTCAAAATAGCCATATTTCCAGCTTTGCGCAGTATTCATACGAATAGATGCATATTGTGAGGAAACAATATTTTTTTGAACGGCATTTATTTTTAGAGTTCCATTACTAATAGCCGCTAATGTATCGCTGCCACTTATACCTGGAACATAATATTCCAACTCATTATTTCCCCAACCGCCATTTCCGGTTTCGTACCACCACGAATCATTATTGGCCCGAACAATTGGTTTGCCATCAGCCGAAGGATCATTAAATTCATCGGCCCATACAATATTATATCCGCTAGGAACCTGAGCCAAAGTATTTAACAGGCAGAAACCGTAAAAGAAGAAAAACAAATAATACTTTATTCTTTTATTCATAAATTGAAGAATTAAATAGGGGCAGCAATAAAGCTCACCCCTATTCATACTAAAACAACGGATTATTATTCACTAAATGAAAAGTCATCAAAGAAGAATATACCAGGAGCAGCATGTCCTTCAGCACCAAATTGAATTACAATCTTATCGTAATCAGTTCTGTCCTTCACTGTACTAAAATCAAACTCAAGACTCAGCCATTTATCTTTTGCCAGGTTTGCTTTTACAATTTCTGTCTGAGTAGTATATGCATTACTTCCCAATCCATTGTTTTGAAGTTTAACCGCAACCTGTGATTGCAACTGATTTATTGTTATCCAATCTCCGGCTGTTGCAAAAGTATCATCATAATTATTATAAGAAGGAATGAAAACTTTCATACGAACTTTATTGATCTTGGAAAGATCAAACTTATATCCGGATACAGTATAAGAAAGATTTGCATAAAATGCACTTCCCTTTTCGTACAAGTACACTTTAGAGGAAGGATTTAGTCCGGTTGGTGCAGGATTTGAATAATTAGCAGAAGAATGTGTTCCCATATCCTGAGGTACAAAAGCAAGCGTAGTTGTAGCTGATTCGAAATTATCGTTCAAAGCTATTGCTTTTAATGGAACCACAGGTTTTACATTTTTTTCTTTTGGAACCAAACGATACCACCATCCATTGCCTGACTCAACAGTACTAACACATTTTATATACATCACATCATCTGTAAGAGTTATAATCTTATAAGTAGAAGTTCCGGCGTAATGGCCAAAGAAAGCACCATCACTTAACGTTATTGTCTTATCAGCTTCATTCAAGTTAAATGTATAACTTGCTTTTGGCTGATATTCTACATCATAATCACCAGCAGTTGGATTTAAAACAGCATTACCATATCCTAAAGCTTTTAGTCCGGCAGCACCATTAGCATTAGTATATACTGATCCGTTGTTTTTCCAGGTCATCTTAACACCAACCTGAGTAAAAGTAAATTCCTGAGTATAAAGACTTGAACCATCTTTTCCACCTGCAGGGCAACTCCACCAGGAAGGAGTATCACCACCGGCTGGCCCTACACCAAAGTGTCCATCATTATATTGGTCAAATACCCATGTCTTTCCCTGAAGGTTACTTGCTCCACCTGTCAGCGCATTATACATTGGAGTATTTAATAATGAAAAATCATTTTTCGCAATTGTAATTGCTTTAGAAATCGTAGCCGACCCACCACTTGTGTATAGTGTCATTGTCACTGTATAAGTTCCGGCCATAGGATACTTAGAAGAAGCAGCTTCCCCCTTCGCAGTACTTCCGTTACCTAAATTCCAGACAGCAACACCGTTGATTTCTGAACTATTTGTAAACTCTATTATATTAGAATTTGAAGAAGAAGGAGTTGCCGTAAATGACAGCTGACTTTCTGTAGGAGTTTCTCCCAAAGCATAATCGGTGCTTTCCTGAGGATTGCAGGAAGTAAGAGCAAAAACTGTCACTATTGCCCATAAACTATATTTAATTATATTTTTCATAACTCTAAATGATTAAAATTAATATCCGAGATTCTGTACCAAAGCAAAATCGCTTCCTGCTGTTTTATCCATTTCAGCTTGTGGAATAGGCAGGTATTTCTTGTTATCATTCCATGTACGTGTACTAAGCGCTGTTGATTCTGTCAGCAAGCTTGTATCGCCCCAACGAACGATATCCCAGAAACGAAGTCCTTCGCCTAAGAATTCACGGCGACGTTCTAACTTAATATTTGCAGCTGTAGCAGGTATTGAGCTATCTTTTCCAAACGCACGTTTTCTAATCTTATCAAGACAAGATTGAGCTGTAACTCCACCCACTGCAGACTGTCCGTTCATTACAACCATTTCCGCATAGTTTAACAAAGCCTCTGAGAAACGGAAAATCCGGAAGTTGTTACAATAGTTCAAATCAGTATCTCCTTGTGGGTTGTATCCTACACGAGCCGCATATTTTGCCTGGAATAGACCTGTATTCTGGAAACGGGCAGAATACATATCGGATGGCCATTGATTAATAGAACCTTCGCGACGAGTATCGCCATCTTCGTACATGTTCCATGCAGCCTGACGAACAGGACCAAATCCCCAACCACCTTTAAAATCACCAGTTTTTGAACCTGCAGGTAAATTGTTAGGAGAGATAAAAGCAGGCAGATTAGTTCCATACCCACCCCAGCCACTACTCCAGGTTTTGCCTTCCGGCAATTGATTACTTTCAAAAATTGACTCTTTACAGAATTCATTTTCATCTAGCCACATTGATGCAAAATCTGTCATCAAATCATATTTACCACTATTAATGACTTCAGCCATATCTTTTGTCACATTTCCGTATTGTGAATTATCTTTCTGATACATCACAACACGTGCTTTCAGCATCATTGCTGCAGCCTTAGTTACACGTCCTAGATTTGCTCCGGAAACAGCCATCGGAAGCTTATTATCAGCAATTGCAAAATCTAAATCAGCAATGATTTTATTATAAATCTCATTTGCAGTATATTGCTTTGCCATATAAGGAGCTTCGAGCGGTTCTTCAAAATAAGGAATGTTTCCCCAGAACTTCCATAACCAATGCATATAGTAAGCACGAAGGAAATGAGCTTCAGCTTTATATTGATTCAAATTGGCTTCCGGTACACCTACTGCATTATCACATGCAATAATAGCATTATTACAACGAGCAAGACCACTATAGAATATAGACCAAAGTCCATCAAGATCTTCTGCTGGTGTAGAAGTAAATAAAGAGAGTAAATACAATTGATGTTGATCACTTGCATCACCGCCACCTTTATAAATATCGTCCGAGCGTAAATCAGACATTAATGAAATACTGTTATAATTGTTATTTGCATAACTATCAAACAATAATATTTGGTAACAAGATGCCAGATTTGATTTTATAGCTCCTTCAGTAGCTGCTCCACCAGCCTGTTGAGATTCAGTTGGATAAACAGTTAAGAAGTCGTCACCACAAGAGGTTAGAATAAAAACTCCAAGGATGAGTAATAATGATGACAATTTATATTTTTTCATAATTATATATAGTTTTTCGAAGGTTAAAATGTAATATTAGCACCTAAAGAAATTGTTCTGGCTTGTGGATACATACCACGATCCACACCAATATTGGTATAACTAGATGCAGCAACTTCAGGATCAAAGCCATCATATCCTGTAAAGGTTAACAAATTCTCTGCTGATACATATAGTCTCAACAATTGAATAGACGCCTTTTTTGTAATTCGGCTAGGCAAAGTATAACCAAACTGAGCTGTTTTGAGACGCAGGTATGAACCATCTTTTATGTAAAGATCAGAAGAGCGCCAGTTTCCATTTGGATTAGCAGCTGTTACACGAGGAATTTTATTGGAAGTTCCTTCACCAATCCAACGATCAAGAATCCAGGATGGACGATTATTCTTTGGAATATCAGTACGTTGTGCAAAGTCAAAAATATCATTACCAATAGTTCCCTGGAAGAATAGATTTACATCAAATCCTTTCCAATCGGCAGCCAGAGTAAAACCATAAGTCCAGTCGGGCATACCCTTACCTATTTTAGTTCTATCATCATCTGTAATTTTTCCATCACCAATAACATTTCCTTTTTCATCTACAGCACCACCAATATCGCGGAAACGAACATCACCTGGCTGAGCAGCTTGTCCATACTGAGAATTATAAGCATTAGCTTCTGCCTGATTCTGAATTATTCCATCTGTAAGGAATCCATAAAAGTAAGGGAACACTTCCCCATTCTTTCCTTTAACGAAAGAACCAACACCAGCTGTTGAATTAGATTGATAAATTGCTTCTCCTGAAGCATTACCTAATTTTATCAGTTTGTTTTTCAGATAAGATGCATTAGCAGATATTGAATAATTAAAATCACCTACTTTATTTTTCCATCCAAGTTCAAACTCAAGACCGCTATTTTCCATATCACCAACATTACCTGTTGGAGCACTTTGACCAACATAAGAAGGAATTGGCAATTCCATCAACATACCATTGGTCTTCTTTTTGAAATAATCAAAACTGAAAGTCAAAGCCTGGTTAAAGAAACGTGCATCTAAACCAAAATCGGTTTGTTCTGATTCCTCCCATTTGATATCAGGATTAGCAATTGCAGCCGGAGAACTACCATACTGCATTGTTCCAGATGTTTCACCTACATTAGTTGGATCTTGACTAACTTGGTAACTACCTCCAAAATAATAGTTCTGACCGCCTGTCATTAATGAAGTATATTTAAAATTTCCAATTCTTTCATTACCATTCTTACCCCAGCTGAAACGAAGTTTCAAGGTATTAAACCATTCCGGGCGATTTTCCATAAAAGCTTCATTACTTACATTCCATCCTAAAGAAAAAGCAGGGAAAGTTGCCCACTTATTACGAGCACCAAAGTTTGAAGAACCATCACGACGAATTGTAGCCTGAACCATATACTTTTCGTCATAGTTATAATCAAATCGTCCAAAGTAAGAAGCTAATGTATAAGCTGAATAACCACCTGTACCGCCCCACACTCTACCTAACTTAGCATCTGCTATTGCAGAATTAATATTCGCTTTACTAGGATCAGTTTCAAGCAAGTCGCGGTCGTTTCCGCCCAAATTCCGATAAGTATATTTCTGTGCAGACTGACCAAGAACTAACGAAAGATTATGCTTTTTTGCAAATGTTTTCTTGTAAGATAACACATTTTCAACCTGCCATCTATAACCACGATTCATTTCACTTTGAACAGTACTATAGTCTAAAGATTTTCCCTGAACAGCGAGGAAATACGGATATGTATATGAATCATATCCCCAAAAAGCAAGATCGGCACCATAACTACTCTTGAACTTCAGTCCATTCATAATATCAATTTCGCCCCAGAATGTTGCAACTATTTTATCCGAATTATTAATTCCCGCAGTTGGTTGATTAAGCATAGCTACAGGGTTAGCAATTTCCTGGAAACCTGTAGGAGGAATAGAAAACACATTGCCATTCTTGTCTTTTACCGCATTTGGATATTGTGCCAGAATTGCAGCAGCAGTTGCCTCATCCGCATAAACGGGAACTGTTGGATCAAACGTTAAAGCACTACCAAGAATAGATCCGTATTCAGAGTTAGTCTCAATACCTTTGGATTTACTTCTTGAATAGCCTACGTTCATTCCAACTTTAATATTATTGAGAAAACTACGACTTTTATCTTCAAAAACATTATATGTACCATTAGTACGTACGCTCCAGCGGTTGTAGTTAGATTTATCATAATTACCTCCTACAATACCAGCCTGATCATAATAACCTAATGAAAGGAAATATGAAGCTTTCTCAGTACCTCCACTAACATTTACCTGATGATTCTGTATCGGTGCATTTTTATAGAAAGTTTCTTCTTGCCAGTCAGTACCATTCCCAGCTGCATTGACTTCATCTTGGGTATAATAAGGTGAATGACCATCATTAATTTGTGACTCATTCATTATCACCATATATTCCTTCGCATTTAGCACTGATTTCTTTTTCCATGGGTTCTGCCAGCCATAACTAACATTGTAGTTTATTGTTGCCTTGCCAACGCTACCATTCTTAGTGGTAACCAACACAACTCCATTAGCAGCACGTGCACCATAAATAGCAGCAGATGCAGCATCCTTCAAAATTTCTACTGATTGAATATCAGCCGGGTTAAGATAATTAATTCCACCTTCTACTGCCATACCATCGACAATATAAAGAGGATTACTATCGTTTATAGTACCAATACCACGGATACGAACATGAGAATCGGCACCTGGTTGCCCGGAAATCTGGGTTATTTGTACACCGGAAACTTTGCCTTTCAAAACATCTTCAACCCGTGAAGGATTAGCAGTCTTAAGTTCTTCAGAAGTTACACGGCTAATAGAAGCTGTAACTACACTCTTTTTCTGCACACCATAACCTACAACGATTACTTCATCGAGCGTTTTTGAATCTTCAGTTAGAATAATTCGCAAAGGTTTCGTGTCAGAAACCACAACCTGTTGTGATTTATAGCCGACATACGAAACAACTAAAGTACTTTTAGGAGGTACCGAAAGTGTAAACTGCCCTTCCAAATCTGTTATTATACCAATGGTAGTACCTTTCACCGCCACATTAACACCTAGCAACGGCGAATTATCTTCACCAGCCAGGACTACACCTTTAATCTGTATATTCTGGGAAAATACAGTAAGGGTAAAGCAAAATAAAAATAGAAATGATAATAACTTTTTCATAAGTATTATAATTAAGATTAACTATTTGAACGATGCAAACATAGTTAATAAGAGTTTAATTTAAATTATTTTCACCTATTCACGATTACGTCAATTAAAAAAAATAAATACGTCACTAACTCGTCAAAAGAATATACTCATCTAATAATCAAATATATAGCCATACGCATAGATATTTCGTCAGATATATAAAACGAAAAATTACATAATCGGCCCGGTTTTTAGTACCGGGCCGATTATGTAATTTCGAAAAATACAACTAGAGTCTGTTAGTTAAATAGTCAATTAAGCTCTCATCTCTTTCCAGTTCAAATTTCTTTCTAAGACGATAGCGGATAGTTTCTACCCCCCTTATAGATATGTTTAAAAGAGGAGCAATTTCTTTAGATGAGAGATTCATTTTCAGATATGCACACATCATCCTTTCATTAACAGAAAGGTCGGGATGCTTTTCACTCAACCGTTTCATAAAATTATTGTGAATCAGATCAAATTGTTCTTCAATACGTTTCAGCACTTCGTCCGATTGAATATTTGAATCAATTTTACTACTCACAACCATCAGCATCTTTCTTAGCTGTTTTGTGGACTCTCCTTTTAGTGTGGATATTACTTTAAATAATTCATTCTTTATTTCAGTAAGCGTCTCATTCTTCCTGACAAAGTTAATCATCAGATTTGCCATTTCCTGACTCTTATGTTGAAGATCGTACTCCAGTTTTTCTTTTTCCAGTTCCATAATCTGATGCTCTTTTCTGGCATTTTCTCTTTCAAACTCTTTTTCTTTCTGGAACAACTCCCTATCTTTCTCAAGAACGGCCTGCTGTTTTTTCCGTTTCACTCTTAAATCATCCCATTTATATAAATACCAAAGGAAAAACAAGAATAGACTAAAATAGAATAAATAAGCAATTGATGATCTGTACCAGGGAGGTAAAATAACAAACTTAAACTCATCAATAGTAGCTGTTCCATCAGCAAAAACAGCCTCAACCTGAAATGTATAGTCACCTTCAGCAAGATTACTAAATTCTTTGGTCAAAGAAGATGTATAATCAGACCATTCTTTCTGATCTTTAAATCTATAACGGAAACTAGCTTCCTCACCATGAGTAAACGAAAACAGATTATAGTCAAATCTGATAGAATTACGGTGATAAGGGATTTCGGGCACATAGTTCTTACCAAGAAAGTTGTCAGAATAGATGAGACTATCACTTGGATAAGTTAGATAAACAGCTCTGATATGAACTGCCGGACGAAGCAAAGGTCTTTTTTTTGATGGTACTTTTAATAGAGCAAAACCATAATCATTCGGAATAATGAATTCCGATTCAGATAATGGAACTAGCTTTTCAAATCCACTAACCAGTTCAATAGAAGGATGTTCTATTGAATAAAAAGCTTTTTCTCCAGTTTTTTTGTGTGTATCCAGATTTGCAATATCCACTTCACCTTTACTTAAGCTAAATATGTGATTTCCGTACTGATAAAGTTTTAAATAGGATTTTGTTCCAGCTAATAAGTTATTCATTTCCGGAGATAATTCCACAACATCCCTTGTCGGGTTATACTTGTAGATTCCTTTCGGTGTAGTAAAATAGATTTTGCCACCTATTTTGTTCACATATATATTTTTATTAGAAGGCAATCCTTTTTCTTTGCCATAATACTTTATTCGTTTCACTCGGAAGTGAGCTAAATCAAATTCAATGCGAAGTAAACCGTTATCATTATTGTGCAGCCATAAAACACGATCAGATTCAATCTCAAAATTTTCTCCGGAATCATTGATTCCATCAAGTTTCTTTTTTTGTATCCATTCACCTTGTTCCTTTTGCATCAGATAAATCCCATCGTAAAGACCCAGCAACACTTTTGTCGGATCATTTACCATCATCCTACAGTTCCATACACCGGATATTTTTCCTATGCGCTTCATTGTTTCTCCCTTTACCAAGAAGATTCCTCTGTCGTGCAAACAAAAAACATCATCACCCACTTTCGAAAGATCCCATACTTGTCCGCTCGATTGAGGAATCTGGCTTATATTGATAACCTTATCACTTAATGATACTGGATAATGAGTATAATAAAGACCACGGTTTGTACCTAAATAAAGATAATTGTTTGAAAGGATAGCGGAATATCCGGCACCATAAGAATATGGATAAGAATAAAGATTAGATAAAGGAGAATTCAGACATATATAATCAATACCATTATCAAGTCCGGCCCAAAGATTGTCACGACAATCAAAGCCTAAAGAAAGTACTGTATTATTCTGCAATCCGTTATTCTCATTGAAATACTTAACCTGCATTGTACTAGTGTTAATCATAATCAGTCCCATATGCACAGTACCCAATGCAATCAAATTCTTTGAAGATGCAATGGAAAAAATCTCATTCTGTGACATGAAAGCCTCAACTCCTGTAATGAATGGAATAAGTGTCTTCCCGTCCCAATAATACAAACCATCATAAGCCGTAGCAATTATAACACCCTTTTTATAAGGAATAATTCCACGGATTCTTTTTGAGTCTAGTTTTTCGGCACCTGGTAAAGGGAAAAAGGTATTTCCAATAAGAATCCGAACTCCCTTATTAGTTCCAATATACAAAATTCCGTTAACCAGATTTGAACAATCTATCTTACTATCTGCAGATAGTAATGTATACTTTCCATTCAAGCATTTTAGCACAACCCCATCAGCCTGCCAATAAAGAATATTATCATTTTCATAAATCCGCCAGATGTTACCAATAAAACGAAGAGGTCTCTTTACCGAATCGGACATACAATGATAAACCAGCTTGCCTCGTTCGTCAGGTTCAAAATAGCCAAATTCATTGATACCTCCAACATAGATCCTTTGTTTGGAGGAAGAAGGTAAGACCGATCGCACATCTGATCCGTTATTTAAAGGGAATACTCCCCAACTGCTGCC harbors:
- a CDS encoding RagB/SusD family nutrient uptake outer membrane protein produces the protein MKKYKLSSLLLILGVFILTSCGDDFLTVYPTESQQAGGAATEGAIKSNLASCYQILLFDSYANNNYNSISLMSDLRSDDIYKGGGDASDQHQLYLLSLFTSTPAEDLDGLWSIFYSGLARCNNAIIACDNAVGVPEANLNQYKAEAHFLRAYYMHWLWKFWGNIPYFEEPLEAPYMAKQYTANEIYNKIIADLDFAIADNKLPMAVSGANLGRVTKAAAMMLKARVVMYQKDNSQYGNVTKDMAEVINSGKYDLMTDFASMWLDENEFCKESIFESNQLPEGKTWSSGWGGYGTNLPAFISPNNLPAGSKTGDFKGGWGFGPVRQAAWNMYEDGDTRREGSINQWPSDMYSARFQNTGLFQAKYAARVGYNPQGDTDLNYCNNFRIFRFSEALLNYAEMVVMNGQSAVGGVTAQSCLDKIRKRAFGKDSSIPATAANIKLERRREFLGEGLRFWDIVRWGDTSLLTESTALSTRTWNDNKKYLPIPQAEMDKTAGSDFALVQNLGY
- a CDS encoding transcriptional regulator, with product MKAKKHNFNKCLLFLILSLSPFIRLSASWNNFIINYRKEVYGKGSQTWQIASYNNNWVYFANKNGLLQFDGSSWGVFPLNNGSDVRSVLPSSSKQRIYVGGINEFGYFEPDERGKLVYHCMSDSVKRPLRFIGNIWRIYENDNILYWQADGVVLKCLNGKYTLLSADSKIDCSNLVNGILYIGTNKGVRILIGNTFFPLPGAEKLDSKRIRGIIPYKKGVIIATAYDGLYYWDGKTLIPFITGVEAFMSQNEIFSIASSKNLIALGTVHMGLIMINTSTMQVKYFNENNGLQNNTVLSLGFDCRDNLWAGLDNGIDYICLNSPLSNLYSYPYSYGAGYSAILSNNYLYLGTNRGLYYTHYPVSLSDKVINISQIPQSSGQVWDLSKVGDDVFCLHDRGIFLVKGETMKRIGKISGVWNCRMMVNDPTKVLLGLYDGIYLMQKEQGEWIQKKKLDGINDSGENFEIESDRVLWLHNNDNGLLRIEFDLAHFRVKRIKYYGKEKGLPSNKNIYVNKIGGKIYFTTPKGIYKYNPTRDVVELSPEMNNLLAGTKSYLKLYQYGNHIFSLSKGEVDIANLDTHKKTGEKAFYSIEHPSIELVSGFEKLVPLSESEFIIPNDYGFALLKVPSKKRPLLRPAVHIRAVYLTYPSDSLIYSDNFLGKNYVPEIPYHRNSIRFDYNLFSFTHGEEASFRYRFKDQKEWSDYTSSLTKEFSNLAEGDYTFQVEAVFADGTATIDEFKFVILPPWYRSSIAYLFYFSLFLFFLWYLYKWDDLRVKRKKQQAVLEKDRELFQKEKEFERENARKEHQIMELEKEKLEYDLQHKSQEMANLMINFVRKNETLTEIKNELFKVISTLKGESTKQLRKMLMVVSSKIDSNIQSDEVLKRIEEQFDLIHNNFMKRLSEKHPDLSVNERMMCAYLKMNLSSKEIAPLLNISIRGVETIRYRLRKKFELERDESLIDYLTNRL
- a CDS encoding TonB-dependent receptor; translated protein: MKKLLSFLFLFCFTLTVFSQNIQIKGVVLAGEDNSPLLGVNVAVKGTTIGIITDLEGQFTLSVPPKSTLVVSYVGYKSQQVVVSDTKPLRIILTEDSKTLDEVIVVGYGVQKKSVVTASISRVTSEELKTANPSRVEDVLKGKVSGVQITQISGQPGADSHVRIRGIGTINDSNPLYIVDGMAVEGGINYLNPADIQSVEILKDAASAAIYGARAANGVVLVTTKNGSVGKATINYNVSYGWQNPWKKKSVLNAKEYMVIMNESQINDGHSPYYTQDEVNAAGNGTDWQEETFYKNAPIQNHQVNVSGGTEKASYFLSLGYYDQAGIVGGNYDKSNYNRWSVRTNGTYNVFEDKSRSFLNNIKVGMNVGYSRSKSKGIETNSEYGSILGSALTFDPTVPVYADEATAAAILAQYPNAVKDKNGNVFSIPPTGFQEIANPVAMLNQPTAGINNSDKIVATFWGEIDIMNGLKFKSSYGADLAFWGYDSYTYPYFLAVQGKSLDYSTVQSEMNRGYRWQVENVLSYKKTFAKKHNLSLVLGQSAQKYTYRNLGGNDRDLLETDPSKANINSAIADAKLGRVWGGTGGYSAYTLASYFGRFDYNYDEKYMVQATIRRDGSSNFGARNKWATFPAFSLGWNVSNEAFMENRPEWFNTLKLRFSWGKNGNERIGNFKYTSLMTGGQNYYFGGSYQVSQDPTNVGETSGTMQYGSSPAAIANPDIKWEESEQTDFGLDARFFNQALTFSFDYFKKKTNGMLMELPIPSYVGQSAPTGNVGDMENSGLEFELGWKNKVGDFNYSISANASYLKNKLIKLGNASGEAIYQSNSTAGVGSFVKGKNGEVFPYFYGFLTDGIIQNQAEANAYNSQYGQAAQPGDVRFRDIGGAVDEKGNVIGDGKITDDDRTKIGKGMPDWTYGFTLAADWKGFDVNLFFQGTIGNDIFDFAQRTDIPKNNRPSWILDRWIGEGTSNKIPRVTAANPNGNWRSSDLYIKDGSYLRLKTAQFGYTLPSRITKKASIQLLRLYVSAENLLTFTGYDGFDPEVAASSYTNIGVDRGMYPQARTISLGANITF
- a CDS encoding family 16 glycosylhydrolase produces the protein MNKRIKYYLFFFFYGFCLLNTLAQVPSGYNIVWADEFNDPSADGKPIVRANNDSWWYETGNGGWGNNELEYYVPGISGSDTLAAISNGTLKINAVQKNIVSSQYASIRMNTAQSWKYGYFEMRAKMPSGKGTWPAFWMLPKNFQSWPLDGEIDIMEYVGYDPNRVHGSIHTMSYNHSIGTQRTSNKIIQNAETEFHTYALLWTEEKIRIYVDGYNYFTFSNDGTNNKDTWPFNAPFYLKLNLAVGGNWGGAMGVDTNIFPATYEIDYVRVYQNTTAINDTKEEKLIDSNFNNVSNLLQVNFKEEGIHRLSVTDIKGRIIKKIETTDLVSEIDCSGWLKGFYLVSANSGKSLFTQKFLKY
- a CDS encoding PKD domain-containing protein; protein product: MKNIIKYSLWAIVTVFALTSCNPQESTDYALGETPTESQLSFTATPSSSNSNIIEFTNSSEINGVAVWNLGNGSTAKGEAASSKYPMAGTYTVTMTLYTSGGSATISKAITIAKNDFSLLNTPMYNALTGGASNLQGKTWVFDQYNDGHFGVGPAGGDTPSWWSCPAGGKDGSSLYTQEFTFTQVGVKMTWKNNGSVYTNANGAAGLKALGYGNAVLNPTAGDYDVEYQPKASYTFNLNEADKTITLSDGAFFGHYAGTSTYKIITLTDDVMYIKCVSTVESGNGWWYRLVPKEKNVKPVVPLKAIALNDNFESATTTLAFVPQDMGTHSSANYSNPAPTGLNPSSKVYLYEKGSAFYANLSYTVSGYKFDLSKINKVRMKVFIPSYNNYDDTFATAGDWITINQLQSQVAVKLQNNGLGSNAYTTQTEIVKANLAKDKWLSLEFDFSTVKDRTDYDKIVIQFGAEGHAAPGIFFFDDFSFSE